In Blautia sp. SC05B48, a single genomic region encodes these proteins:
- a CDS encoding LytR/AlgR family response regulator transcription factor, with protein MLNIAICDDDIQITGTIENLVRKIANKNFVEVETEVFWNGQGLLDAIIKDSKFDIIYLDIEMPKEDGISVAKRIRTYDKNVLIIYVTSHENHMRDSFSVRPFQFLVKPVAEEQMETCFKAAFSDINNTDFYFRYSYKRISYKVPVRDILYFESNRRKISIVTEKDTYEVYEKLNEIEKSLKNCKMPFLRVHQSFLVNYRHVDGLAYDFVIMDNGKKISISEDRRKMISEQYCSMEDTFYVGE; from the coding sequence ATGCTAAATATAGCAATTTGCGATGATGATATACAGATTACAGGAACGATTGAAAATTTAGTACGAAAAATAGCAAACAAAAATTTTGTTGAAGTAGAGACGGAAGTTTTCTGGAATGGACAAGGTTTGCTGGATGCTATTATAAAGGACAGTAAATTTGATATTATTTATCTTGATATTGAAATGCCGAAAGAAGATGGTATCTCAGTAGCAAAAAGAATAAGAACGTATGACAAAAATGTTTTGATTATTTACGTCACAAGCCATGAAAATCATATGAGAGACTCTTTTTCTGTTCGTCCATTTCAATTTCTCGTGAAGCCAGTAGCTGAAGAACAGATGGAAACATGTTTTAAAGCTGCATTCAGTGATATAAATAATACCGATTTTTATTTTCGATATAGTTATAAGAGAATAAGTTATAAAGTTCCGGTAAGAGACATTTTATATTTTGAAAGCAATAGACGAAAAATATCCATTGTAACAGAAAAAGATACCTATGAAGTATACGAAAAACTGAATGAGATTGAGAAAAGCTTGAAGAACTGTAAAATGCCGTTTTTACGTGTGCATCAATCTTTTCTTGTAAATTATAGACATGTGGATGGATTGGCATATGACTTTGTTATAATGGATAATGGAAAGAAGATTTCAATCAGTGAAGATAGAAGAAAAATGATTAGTGAACAGTACTGCTCGATGGAGGATACATTTTATGTTGGTGAATAA
- a CDS encoding helix-turn-helix domain-containing protein: protein MESRIKQLREKRGLIQEILAAELGITQQMLSKYERDVTFIKVDILKKIAVYFNVTTDYLLGLSEVKRDLQGQMKVNETLDEYYDLVEIYKNLDKYDQEMIWSIIQIIKKLDEKRKREQKRVD from the coding sequence ATGGAAAGTCGTATCAAACAACTTCGTGAAAAAAGAGGGTTAATACAAGAAATTTTGGCCGCAGAATTAGGAATAACACAACAGATGCTCAGTAAATATGAAAGAGATGTTACGTTTATTAAAGTAGACATTCTAAAAAAAATAGCGGTATATTTTAATGTGACAACAGATTATTTGTTAGGGCTATCAGAGGTTAAGAGAGATTTACAGGGACAAATGAAAGTGAATGAGACGTTGGACGAATACTATGATCTTGTGGAGATATACAAGAACCTGGATAAATATGATCAGGAAATGATATGGTCAATTATACAAATTATTAAAAAATTGGATGAAAAGAGAAAAAGGGAACAGAAGAGAGTGGATTAA